The Methanofollis sp. UBA420 genome contains a region encoding:
- the arcC gene encoding carbamate kinase has product MKVVAALGGNAIVRYREGGTAEEQLGHIDAAVAPLAALVAAGHQVLVTHGNGPQVGDILLQNECAKDAVPRMPLDVCGAESQGMIGYMVQQCMANRLSAAGLDLPIATVLTRTLVERSDPAFARPSKAIGPYYTAPEARALGASERWTMREEGGRGWRRVVPSPAPREVLEVRAIRSLFESGAVVIAGGGGGVPVVREGDGRLAGVEAVVDKDLAAERIAAGIGADLLLILTDVRGAYRRFGTAEEELIPVMDAAEAKRLLAAGEFAEGSMAPKVEAAVRFVRGGGQSAVIAHLDDAEKAVRGRAGTRITA; this is encoded by the coding sequence ATGAAGGTGGTCGCGGCGCTCGGCGGCAACGCCATCGTCAGGTACAGGGAGGGGGGGACTGCGGAGGAGCAACTCGGCCACATCGACGCGGCCGTGGCCCCTCTTGCCGCCCTGGTCGCCGCCGGCCACCAGGTCCTGGTCACCCACGGCAACGGCCCGCAGGTCGGCGACATCCTCCTCCAGAACGAGTGCGCGAAGGACGCGGTGCCGCGTATGCCCCTCGACGTCTGCGGCGCCGAGAGCCAGGGGATGATCGGCTACATGGTCCAGCAGTGCATGGCAAACCGGCTTTCTGCGGCCGGCCTCGACCTGCCGATCGCGACCGTCCTGACCCGGACCCTGGTGGAGAGGTCTGACCCGGCATTTGCCCGCCCGTCCAAGGCGATCGGCCCCTATTATACGGCGCCGGAGGCGCGGGCGCTCGGGGCGTCCGAGAGGTGGACGATGCGGGAGGAAGGGGGGCGGGGCTGGCGGCGCGTGGTCCCTTCCCCCGCGCCCCGCGAGGTCCTTGAGGTCCGGGCGATCAGGTCCCTCTTCGAGAGCGGCGCCGTCGTGATCGCGGGCGGCGGCGGGGGCGTGCCCGTGGTCAGGGAGGGGGACGGCCGTCTTGCTGGCGTCGAGGCGGTCGTCGACAAGGACCTTGCCGCGGAGAGGATTGCCGCGGGCATCGGCGCCGACCTCCTCCTCATCCTCACCGACGTGAGGGGGGCGTACCGCCGCTTCGGGACGGCCGAAGAGGAATTGATCCCCGTGATGGACGCTGCGGAGGCAAAACGTCTCCTCGCCGCCGGGGAGTTTGCTGAAGGGTCGATGGCGCCGAAGGTCGAGGCGGCCGTCAGGTTTGTCCGCGGCGGCGGTCAGTCGGCCGTCATCGCCCATCTCGACGATGCGGAGAAGGCCGTCAGGGGCCGTGCCGGGACGCGTATCACCGCCTGA